The following DNA comes from Enterocloster bolteae.
TCAGAACAGGGGAACCAGATTGGTATTTTTTATGCTGATTGCATTTATGTCCATTCCCTTTCAGGCACTGATGATTCCCTTTGCGAAAATTACCAGTAAGATGCATCTGACCAACAGTCTCTTTGGGCTGAGCGTATGCTTCTGGGCTCTGACCGTGCCAATCAGTACATTTATCACATCCGGGGCAGTGAAGAGTGTACCCATAGAGATTGAGGAGTCTGCGCTGATAGATGGGTGCTCGCCTCTCAGGATGTACTGGACCATTGTATTTCCGTTGATTAAGGCTTCCGTCTTTACTTTTGCAACCATTAATACGCTTTGGTTCTGGAATGACTACCTGATGACACAGCTTATGCTGTCAAAAAAAACACTGCGGACCATACAGATTTCCATGCAGGCGTTGTTTAATGAGGCGTTCTTTGCATGGGATGTGGCTCTGGCCGCACTGACACTGGCAATCCTGCCCTTATTTATATTCTTTGTTATTGCGCAGAAGCAGGTGCTGGAGGGAGCGTCCGCAGGAGCAGTAAAGGGTTAGAGGAAACGTACCAGCAAAAGCTGTTACAAAATAAGCACCATATTTATCAACACTACATTACAAAGGAGGAAATGACTATGAAGAAATGTTTGGCATTAGTACTGGCAGCGGCACTGGCGGCCTCTGCACTTGCAGGATGTGGTTCCGGAAGTTCTTCAACCGACACCAAAGCATCAGAGACAAAAGCGGAGGAAACAAAAGCCGCAGGGGATACGGCCGCTGCAGGGGAAAGCGGGACATCTGAGAAGGAACCGGGCTCTGTAAACCTTAGCATTATGCTGGCACTGGGACAGTGGACTGATAATTTTGACTCTGTCATTGAGGACTACAAGAAGGATAATCCGCAGATTGGCACTATTGAATATGAATTTCCCAGTTCATCCACATATTGGGACTTGCTGAAGGGATATCTGTCGGCAGGGACCATGCCAGATATTTTTGGATGTGGTTTCGGAGAACAGATTGGAAACTGGCATGAGTATCTTGCGGATCTAAGTGATCTGGAATCAGCAAAGGACCTGTCTGCCGAACAGGTGGCTATGTGTTCTGTTGATGGAAAGACAATTCAGGTGATGCCCATGGTAATGGAGGGCTGGGGTATTCTCTACAACATGAAATACTTAAACCAGGTGGGATGGGAGAAGCCCCCGGAAACCATATCTGAATTGGAAAAATTGTGTAAGGACCTGAAGGCGGCAGGAATCCAGCCCTTTATCCATCACTATGCGGAGACATCCCTGTCCCTGACAAACCATCTGGGCTCCACCTGGATTACTGCCAAAGAGGATCCGTTAGGATACTTTGAAGAACTGAAATCCGGTAAGGATATGAATTTGGCAGAGGACCCGGAACTGAATGCCATGCTGGATTACTATGACCTGGTTCTCCAGTATGGAAACGACGATGCCATTGCTACAGATAAATGGACCGGAAGGAACGCCTTTTTCCTGGAGGAAGCAGCCATGATTGACGATGAGGGTTCTTGGGAAATCCCAAATATCATGGATGTGAATCCTGACCTGGCAGATCATGTGGTACAGGGA
Coding sequences within:
- a CDS encoding carbohydrate ABC transporter permease yields the protein MKAKKTFLKYITVGGLMICLAIVLVPFYIIISNSFKPYAEIAKHIFSLPHEFTTRNYSEAWRRLNFANSLKNTVIISVLSNFGGVVFSSMCGYWITRHQNRGTRLVFFMLIAFMSIPFQALMIPFAKITSKMHLTNSLFGLSVCFWALTVPISTFITSGAVKSVPIEIEESALIDGCSPLRMYWTIVFPLIKASVFTFATINTLWFWNDYLMTQLMLSKKTLRTIQISMQALFNEAFFAWDVALAALTLAILPLFIFFVIAQKQVLEGASAGAVKG
- a CDS encoding ABC transporter substrate-binding protein — translated: MKKCLALVLAAALAASALAGCGSGSSSTDTKASETKAEETKAAGDTAAAGESGTSEKEPGSVNLSIMLALGQWTDNFDSVIEDYKKDNPQIGTIEYEFPSSSTYWDLLKGYLSAGTMPDIFGCGFGEQIGNWHEYLADLSDLESAKDLSAEQVAMCSVDGKTIQVMPMVMEGWGILYNMKYLNQVGWEKPPETISELEKLCKDLKAAGIQPFIHHYAETSLSLTNHLGSTWITAKEDPLGYFEELKSGKDMNLAEDPELNAMLDYYDLVLQYGNDDAIATDKWTGRNAFFLEEAAMIDDEGSWEIPNIMDVNPDLADHVVQGRVPITDDASKNKLQTASICAAVYKDSPQLDEAKKFLDYLVKSDYTAYWHQDVMGNIPGLSTVPVSENLACLGQDVFTLMQDGLTHETMTPWCPDEVKDSIGEVWSLYVGKQIDRPQFFKQYQEIWTNYAANK